From the Halorhabdus utahensis DSM 12940 genome, one window contains:
- the purS gene encoding phosphoribosylformylglycinamidine synthase subunit PurS, giving the protein MSTYTATVTVQLKEGVLDPEAETTREALERLGFELDALRAADRFEIDLEATDSEAARDRVEEMAERLLANPTIHDYEVAVEQ; this is encoded by the coding sequence ATGAGTACCTACACCGCGACCGTGACTGTCCAGCTCAAGGAGGGGGTGCTCGATCCGGAGGCCGAGACCACCCGCGAGGCGCTCGAACGCCTCGGCTTCGAACTCGACGCGCTCCGGGCGGCAGACCGCTTCGAGATCGACCTGGAGGCAACCGATAGCGAGGCGGCCAGAGACCGCGTCGAGGAGATGGCCGAGCGCCTGCTCGCCAACCCGACCATCCACGACTACGAGGTCGCCGTCGAGCAATGA
- the purQ gene encoding phosphoribosylformylglycinamidine synthase I, translated as MTVAVIQFGGSNCDRDTVQALESIGVDAELVWHEDDLPADAEGIVLPGGFSYGDFLRAGAMAAHSPIMAEVRAAADDGTPVLGICNGAQIGCEASLTPGAFTTNESARFQCEHVHLRVENSETPWTSQYEEGEVIELPIAHGEGRFEISDDRLDALEAEDRILFRYCDAEGNVTPEANPNGSKHAVAGVTGEADHVAVMMPHPERMALADIGGIDGRGVLSGFA; from the coding sequence ATGACCGTCGCCGTCATCCAGTTCGGCGGGAGCAACTGCGATCGGGACACCGTTCAGGCCCTCGAGTCGATCGGCGTCGACGCCGAACTCGTCTGGCACGAGGACGACCTACCGGCCGATGCCGAGGGGATCGTCCTTCCCGGCGGGTTCTCCTATGGCGACTTCCTCCGGGCGGGCGCGATGGCCGCCCACTCGCCGATCATGGCCGAGGTTCGGGCGGCCGCCGACGATGGCACGCCCGTGCTGGGGATCTGCAACGGGGCCCAGATCGGGTGTGAGGCCTCGCTAACTCCTGGCGCGTTCACCACCAACGAGAGCGCGCGATTCCAGTGTGAGCACGTCCACCTCCGCGTCGAGAATAGCGAGACGCCCTGGACGAGTCAGTACGAGGAAGGCGAGGTCATCGAGCTACCGATCGCCCACGGCGAGGGGCGCTTCGAGATCAGCGACGACCGTCTCGACGCACTCGAAGCCGAGGATCGCATCCTCTTTCGGTACTGCGACGCCGAGGGGAACGTCACGCCCGAAGCCAACCCCAACGGTTCAAAACACGCCGTCGCGGGCGTCACCGGGGAGGCCGACCACGTCGCCGTCATGATGCCCCATCCCGAACGGATGGCCCTCGCCGACATCGGCGGGATTGACGGCCGTGGCGTTCTGTCTGGGTTTGCCTGA
- a CDS encoding NADH-quinone oxidoreductase subunit B family protein yields MGRIIDWARNRSPWILHMNCGSCNGCDIETLDALMPRYDVERFGIQQKDTPRHADVLVATGPVTKQMAPRLERIYEQMPEPKLVIAAGSCAATGGVFQDCYNCHEGIDDVIPVDMYVPGCPISPETLIDGIVALLEEAGQEAKAERLAAAKPEIVQGGTRIDEAVAADPEQQEGTDDTEPVEA; encoded by the coding sequence ATGGGACGCATCATCGACTGGGCGCGGAACCGCTCGCCGTGGATACTCCACATGAACTGTGGGAGTTGCAACGGCTGTGACATCGAGACGCTGGACGCGCTGATGCCCCGGTACGACGTCGAGCGCTTTGGCATCCAGCAAAAGGACACGCCGCGACACGCCGACGTGCTCGTCGCGACGGGGCCGGTGACCAAGCAGATGGCTCCCCGGCTGGAGCGCATCTACGAGCAGATGCCCGAGCCGAAGCTGGTGATCGCCGCCGGGTCGTGTGCCGCGACGGGCGGCGTCTTCCAGGACTGTTACAACTGCCACGAGGGCATCGACGACGTGATCCCCGTCGACATGTACGTCCCCGGGTGTCCGATTTCGCCCGAGACGCTGATCGACGGCATCGTCGCACTGTTAGAAGAGGCCGGCCAGGAGGCCAAAGCCGAGCGCCTCGCGGCGGCCAAACCCGAGATCGTCCAGGGCGGCACACGGATCGACGAGGCCGTCGCGGCCGATCCAGAGCAACAGGAGGGAACGGATGACACCGAGCCAGTTGAAGCGTAA
- a CDS encoding NADH-quinone oxidoreductase subunit C translates to MTPSQLKRKLDDELSELLAASEEHDCGRLEFVLADRDALVEAIETLQEMGITHLVTITGVDAGDEIEVLYHFLKYGEYDDGDLSEGVELTIRAIVPKDDPTIETLTDILPGATLYERELMDMLGVEVTGHPNPEKLLLADNFDGGPPLRAENLEVSD, encoded by the coding sequence ATGACACCGAGCCAGTTGAAGCGTAAGCTCGACGACGAACTGTCCGAGCTACTCGCCGCCTCGGAGGAACACGACTGCGGTCGCCTGGAGTTCGTCCTCGCTGACAGGGATGCTCTCGTCGAGGCCATCGAGACACTTCAGGAAATGGGCATCACCCACCTCGTCACGATCACCGGCGTCGACGCCGGCGACGAGATCGAGGTGCTGTATCACTTCCTCAAGTACGGCGAGTACGACGACGGCGACCTGAGCGAGGGCGTCGAACTCACGATCCGGGCGATCGTCCCGAAGGACGATCCCACGATCGAGACACTCACCGACATCCTCCCCGGCGCGACGCTGTACGAGCGTGAACTCATGGACATGCTCGGCGTCGAAGTCACGGGCCACCCCAACCCGGAGAAGCTCCTGCTTGCCGACAACTTCGACGGCGGGCCGCCGCTGCGAGCCGAGAACCTGGAGGTGAGCGACTGA